The following coding sequences are from one Eucalyptus grandis isolate ANBG69807.140 chromosome 11, ASM1654582v1, whole genome shotgun sequence window:
- the LOC104428386 gene encoding receptor homology region, transmembrane domain- and RING domain-containing protein 2-like has translation MMNLTWSTQSGLCFFPRSDLGHPLRKEFHALCVDSWLTSWRTFCSVCKRDARTCTGEPPASESTPLLSSSPVSVASSSALSSARSSVASSSAIQIARASHPPSASRTPSFSSTYMQQSFRSYRQSPPLSISRRSADLRNALSDRSQGLYSVSPHSMGYPSISPVNSRYISRYIPSPSNASVSFISSSHQHHPLHHSESAASLSPFVSAQYLQGC, from the exons ATGATGAATTTGACTTGGTCGACCCAGAGCGGGCTCTGCTTCTTTCCCAGAAGCGATTTGGGACATCCCCTAAGGAAAG AGTTTCATGCATTATGTGTCGACTCATGGCTTACATCGTGGAGAACTTTCTGCTCAGTTTGCAAGCGTGATGCAAGAACTTGCACAGGTGAACCCCCAGCATCTGAGAGTACACCATTGCTTTCATCGAGCCCTGTGTCTGTGGCTTCCTCCTCTGCTTTGTCTTCTGCTAGATCATCGGTGGCATCATCATCAGCCATCCAAATAGCCAGAGCGTCACATCCTCCATCCGCATCTCGTACTCCATCTTTCTCGAGCACTTATATGCAGCAGTCTTTTAGGTCCTATAGACAATCTCCTCCTCTGAGCATTAGCCGTAGATCAGCTGACCTCCGGAATGCATTGTCTGACCGGTCTCAAGGATTGTACTCGGTTTCTCCCCACTCGATGGGTTATCCCTCTATATCACCTGTCAATTCAAGATACATCTCACGTTACATTCCAAGCCCGAGCAACGCCTCCGTGAGTTTTATCAGTTCTAGTCACCAGCATCACCCGTTACACCACAGTGAATCAGCTGCAAGTCTCTCACCTTTTGTGTCCGCTCAGTACCTTCAAGGGTGTTGA